A DNA window from Streptomyces sp. 71268 contains the following coding sequences:
- the rho gene encoding transcription termination factor Rho, with product MSDTTDLMGVNASGNTDNSVGNAAAPATDAPAAPATGATASAPRRRRSGTGLDAMVLAELQQLASSLGIKGTARMRKSQLIEVIKEKQASSGAAKSTETAPAAEAPAKPKRRATSKARTGEGADKQPEKAAEQAPAQQQIDIPGQPVSDEAPVSERRRRRATSQAGSPDGAEQAADAQADGQAQGKSDTKQDTRSDAKGEAGHADGGDGKPAKGERGDRGERGQKGDRRERGNQRERGERGDRGERGEREGRRGKNDDGGQGGGGRQQREGRGQSQRADEDGEDFEGGRRGRRGRYRDRRGRRGREDFGNEPQVAEDDVLIPVAGILDILDNYAFIRTSGYLPGPNDVYVSLAQVRKNGLRKGDHVTGAVRQPREGERREKFNALVRLDSVNGMAPETGRGRPEFGKLTPLYPQDRLRLETESGALTTRIIDLVTPIGKGQRGLIVAPPKTGKTMIMQAIANAITHNSPECHLMVVLVDERPEEVTDMQRSVKGEVISSTFDRPAEDHTTVAELAIERAKRLVELGHDVVVLLDSITRLGRAYNLAAPASGRILSGGVDSTALYPPKKFFGAARNIEDGGSLTILATALVDTGSRMDEVIFEEFKGTGNMELKLDRKLSDKRIFPAVDVDASSTRKEEILLGSEELAIVWKLRRVLHALDSQQAIELLLDKMKQTKSNAEFLMQIAKTTPAPGNGND from the coding sequence GTGAGCGACACCACCGATCTGATGGGCGTGAACGCCTCCGGCAACACCGACAACTCCGTCGGCAATGCCGCCGCGCCCGCCACGGACGCTCCCGCCGCGCCTGCCACCGGTGCCACTGCTAGTGCCCCCCGGCGGCGCCGTTCCGGTACCGGCCTTGACGCCATGGTCCTGGCGGAGCTCCAGCAGCTCGCCTCCAGCCTCGGCATCAAGGGCACCGCGCGGATGCGGAAGAGCCAGTTGATCGAGGTCATCAAGGAGAAGCAGGCCAGTTCCGGTGCCGCCAAGAGCACCGAGACCGCGCCCGCCGCCGAGGCGCCGGCCAAGCCGAAGCGCCGTGCGACCTCCAAGGCCCGTACGGGCGAGGGAGCCGACAAGCAGCCCGAGAAGGCGGCCGAGCAGGCCCCCGCTCAGCAGCAGATCGACATCCCCGGCCAGCCGGTCAGCGACGAGGCCCCGGTCAGCGAGCGCCGCCGGCGCCGCGCCACCTCCCAGGCGGGCAGCCCGGACGGCGCCGAGCAGGCCGCCGACGCGCAGGCCGACGGCCAGGCGCAGGGCAAGTCCGACACCAAGCAGGACACCCGCTCCGATGCCAAGGGCGAGGCCGGCCACGCCGACGGTGGCGACGGCAAGCCCGCCAAGGGCGAGCGCGGCGACCGTGGCGAGCGCGGCCAGAAGGGCGACCGCCGGGAGCGCGGCAACCAGCGCGAGCGCGGTGAGCGCGGCGACCGTGGCGAGCGCGGCGAGCGCGAGGGCCGGCGCGGCAAGAACGACGACGGCGGCCAGGGCGGTGGCGGCCGGCAGCAGCGCGAGGGCCGTGGCCAGAGCCAGCGGGCCGACGAGGACGGCGAGGACTTCGAGGGCGGCCGGCGCGGTCGGCGCGGGCGCTACCGCGACCGGCGCGGGCGCCGTGGCCGCGAGGACTTCGGCAACGAGCCGCAGGTCGCCGAGGACGACGTGCTGATCCCCGTCGCGGGCATCCTGGACATCCTCGACAACTACGCGTTCATCCGCACCTCCGGCTACCTGCCGGGCCCGAACGACGTGTACGTCTCGCTGGCCCAGGTCCGCAAGAACGGCCTGCGCAAGGGCGACCACGTCACCGGCGCCGTGCGGCAGCCGCGCGAGGGCGAGCGGCGCGAGAAGTTCAACGCGCTGGTACGGCTCGACTCGGTCAACGGCATGGCGCCCGAGACCGGCCGTGGCCGTCCCGAGTTCGGCAAGCTCACGCCGCTGTACCCGCAGGACCGGCTGCGCCTCGAGACCGAGTCCGGCGCGCTGACCACGCGGATCATCGACCTGGTGACGCCGATCGGCAAGGGCCAGCGTGGCCTGATCGTGGCCCCGCCGAAGACCGGCAAGACCATGATCATGCAGGCGATCGCCAACGCGATCACGCACAACAGCCCCGAGTGCCACCTCATGGTCGTCCTCGTGGACGAGCGGCCCGAAGAGGTCACCGACATGCAGCGGTCGGTCAAGGGCGAGGTCATCTCCTCGACCTTCGACCGCCCGGCCGAGGACCACACCACCGTCGCCGAGCTGGCCATCGAGCGGGCGAAGCGGCTGGTGGAGCTGGGCCACGACGTCGTGGTGCTGCTCGACTCCATCACCCGTCTGGGCCGCGCGTACAACCTCGCGGCGCCGGCCTCCGGGCGCATCCTGTCCGGTGGTGTGGACTCCACCGCGCTCTACCCGCCGAAGAAGTTCTTCGGCGCCGCGCGGAACATCGAGGACGGCGGCTCGCTGACCATCCTGGCCACCGCGCTGGTCGACACCGGCTCGCGCATGGACGAGGTGATCTTCGAGGAGTTCAAGGGCACCGGCAACATGGAGCTCAAGCTCGACCGCAAGCTCTCCGACAAGCGGATCTTCCCGGCGGTGGACGTGGACGCGTCCTCCACCCGTAAGGAGGAGATCCTGCTCGGCAGCGAGGAGCTGGCGATCGTCTGGAAGCTGCGCCGGGTGCTGCACGCGCTGGACTCGCAGCAGGCCATCGAGCTGCTGTTGGACAAGATGAAGCAGACCAAGTCCAACGCCGAGTTCCTCATGCAGATCGCCAAGACCACGCCCGCACCGGGCAACGGCAACGACTGA
- the thrB gene encoding homoserine kinase → MAGPAFRAAAVRVRTPATSANLGPGFDALGLALGLYDDVVVRVADAGLHIDIAGEGAETVPRDENHLLVRSLRAAFDLLGGQPRGLELVCANRIPHGRGLGSSAAAICAGIVAARAVTIGGAERLGDEALLELATELEGHPDNVAACLYGGFTLSWMDGGVARAIRMTPSDSIVPVVFVPARAVSTETARGLLPRTVPHVDAAANAGRAALLVEALTRRPELLLTATEDRLHQEYRAPAMPESVALVNRLRADGVPAVISGAGPTVLALAESGAADKVARLAGEGWAANRLALDAGGASVLPLA, encoded by the coding sequence ATGGCCGGTCCAGCGTTCCGTGCCGCCGCCGTCCGGGTGCGCACCCCTGCCACCAGCGCCAATCTCGGCCCCGGCTTCGACGCCCTCGGCCTGGCCCTGGGTCTGTACGACGACGTGGTCGTCCGGGTCGCCGACGCCGGGCTGCACATCGACATCGCGGGGGAGGGCGCGGAGACCGTCCCGCGCGACGAAAACCACCTGCTCGTACGCTCCCTGCGGGCCGCGTTCGACCTGCTCGGCGGCCAGCCCCGGGGCCTGGAGCTGGTGTGCGCCAACCGCATCCCGCACGGCCGCGGACTCGGCTCGTCCGCCGCGGCGATCTGCGCGGGCATCGTGGCCGCGCGCGCGGTGACCATAGGCGGCGCCGAGCGGCTCGGCGACGAGGCCCTCCTTGAGCTGGCGACCGAGCTCGAAGGCCACCCGGACAACGTCGCGGCCTGCCTGTACGGCGGTTTCACGCTGTCGTGGATGGACGGCGGCGTAGCGCGGGCCATCCGCATGACGCCGTCGGATTCCATCGTTCCGGTGGTCTTCGTGCCCGCTCGCGCCGTATCGACGGAAACCGCCCGCGGACTGCTGCCGCGCACCGTCCCGCACGTGGACGCCGCGGCCAACGCGGGACGCGCCGCGCTGCTGGTCGAGGCGCTGACCAGGCGCCCTGAGCTACTGCTGACCGCGACCGAGGACCGGCTGCACCAGGAGTACCGCGCGCCGGCCATGCCGGAGAGCGTGGCCCTGGTCAACCGGTTGCGCGCCGACGGCGTCCCCGCGGTCATCTCCGGCGCGGGCCCCACGGTGCTCGCGCTGGCCGAGAGCGGCGCGGCGGACAAGGTCGCGCGACTGGCGGGCGAGGGATGGGCGGCCAACCGACTGGCCCTCGACGCGGGGGGCGCGAGCGTCCTGCCGCTCGCCTGA
- the thrC gene encoding threonine synthase: protein MSANISARQGTTHQWRGVIEEYRDRLPVGEHTPVVTLREGGTPLVPAQVLSERTGCEVHLKVEGANPTGSFKDRGMTMAITQAKEAGAKAVICASTGNTSASAAAYAVRAGMVCAVLVPQGKIALGKMGQALVHGSRILQVDGNFDDCLTLARELSEKYPVALVNSVNPARIEGQKTAAFEVVDALGDAPDIHVLPVGNAGNITAYWKGYQEYAAPSPQGHAAVSSRTPRMWGFQASGSAPIVRGEPVKDPHTIATAIRIGNPASWEQAERARDQSGGFIDEVTDRQILAAYRLLAAQEGVFVEPASAASVAGLLKAAEQGKVDPGQRIVCTVTGNGLKDPDWAVAGAPQPVTVAVDADAAAGSLGLA from the coding sequence ATGTCCGCAAACATCAGCGCTCGGCAGGGCACCACCCACCAGTGGCGCGGGGTCATCGAGGAGTACCGGGACCGGCTTCCGGTCGGCGAGCACACCCCGGTGGTGACACTGCGCGAGGGCGGCACGCCGCTGGTCCCCGCGCAGGTGCTCTCCGAGCGCACCGGGTGTGAGGTTCATCTCAAGGTCGAGGGCGCGAACCCGACCGGGTCCTTCAAGGACCGCGGCATGACGATGGCCATCACCCAGGCCAAGGAGGCCGGCGCCAAGGCCGTCATCTGCGCCTCAACGGGCAACACCTCCGCCTCGGCCGCGGCATACGCGGTACGCGCCGGCATGGTGTGCGCGGTCCTGGTGCCGCAAGGCAAGATCGCGCTGGGCAAGATGGGCCAGGCCCTGGTGCACGGCTCGCGCATCCTGCAGGTGGACGGCAACTTCGACGACTGCCTCACGCTGGCGCGCGAACTGTCCGAGAAGTACCCCGTCGCCCTGGTGAATTCGGTCAATCCGGCGCGCATCGAGGGTCAGAAGACCGCCGCGTTCGAGGTCGTCGACGCGCTCGGGGACGCCCCCGACATCCACGTGCTGCCGGTCGGTAACGCGGGCAACATCACCGCGTACTGGAAGGGCTACCAGGAGTACGCCGCCCCGTCCCCGCAGGGTCACGCGGCCGTCTCCTCCCGTACGCCGCGCATGTGGGGCTTCCAGGCGTCCGGCTCGGCGCCGATCGTGCGGGGCGAGCCGGTCAAGGACCCGCACACCATCGCCACCGCGATCCGCATCGGCAACCCGGCCTCCTGGGAGCAGGCCGAGCGCGCCCGCGACCAGTCCGGCGGCTTCATCGACGAGGTGACCGACCGTCAAATCCTGGCCGCCTACCGGCTGCTGGCCGCGCAGGAGGGCGTCTTCGTGGAGCCCGCGTCGGCCGCCAGCGTGGCCGGGCTGCTCAAGGCCGCCGAGCAGGGCAAGGTCGACCCGGGGCAGCGCATCGTGTGCACGGTCACCGGCAACGGCCTCAAGGACCCGGACTGGGCGGTGGCGGGCGCGCCGCAGCCGGTCACCGTGGCGGTGGACGCGGACGCCGCGGCCGGCAGCCTCGGGCTGGCCTGA
- a CDS encoding homoserine dehydrogenase, whose protein sequence is MMRTRPLKVALLGCGVVGSEVARIMTTHADDLMARIGAPVELAGIAVRRPGRVRAGVPAELITTDATALVKRGDIDVVIEVIGGIEPARTLITTAFEHGASVVSANKALLAEDGAALHAAAEERGADLYYEAAVAGAIPLVRPLRESLAGDTVNRVLGIVNGTTNFILDKMDTSGAGYSEALDEATALGYAEADPTADVEGFDAAAKAAILAGIAFHTRVRLDDVHREGLTEVTAADIASAKRMGCTVKLLAICERAGDGRSVTARVHPAMIPLSHPLASVREAYNAVFVEAEAAGQLMFYGPGAGGAPTASAVLGDLVAACRNRLADTTGPGESAYTRLPVSPMGEVVTRYHISLDVADKPGVLAQVAQVFAEHGVSIDTVRQQGKDGEASLVVVTHRAPDAALSATVETLRQLDTVRGVASIMRVEGE, encoded by the coding sequence ATGATGCGTACGCGTCCGTTGAAGGTGGCGCTGCTGGGCTGCGGTGTGGTCGGCTCAGAGGTGGCGCGCATCATGACGACGCACGCGGACGACCTCATGGCGCGCATCGGGGCCCCGGTGGAACTGGCCGGCATCGCGGTGCGCCGCCCGGGCCGGGTGCGCGCCGGCGTGCCCGCCGAGCTGATCACCACCGACGCGACGGCGCTGGTCAAACGCGGTGACATCGATGTGGTCATCGAGGTCATCGGCGGCATCGAGCCGGCCCGCACCCTCATCACCACCGCCTTCGAGCACGGCGCCAGCGTGGTGTCGGCCAACAAGGCGCTGCTCGCCGAGGACGGCGCCGCGCTGCACGCCGCGGCCGAGGAGCGGGGCGCCGACCTCTACTACGAGGCGGCCGTCGCCGGCGCCATCCCACTAGTGCGCCCGCTGCGCGAGTCGCTGGCCGGGGACACCGTGAACCGGGTGCTCGGCATCGTCAACGGCACCACCAACTTCATCCTCGACAAGATGGACACCAGCGGCGCCGGGTACTCCGAGGCGCTCGACGAGGCCACCGCGCTCGGCTACGCGGAGGCCGACCCGACGGCCGACGTCGAGGGTTTCGACGCCGCCGCCAAGGCCGCGATCCTGGCCGGGATCGCCTTCCACACCCGGGTACGGCTGGACGACGTGCACCGTGAGGGCCTCACCGAGGTGACGGCCGCGGACATCGCGTCCGCGAAGCGGATGGGGTGCACCGTAAAACTGCTCGCGATCTGCGAGCGGGCCGGCGACGGCCGCTCGGTCACCGCCCGGGTGCACCCGGCGATGATCCCGCTCAGCCACCCGCTGGCCTCCGTCCGCGAGGCGTACAACGCGGTCTTCGTGGAGGCCGAGGCCGCGGGACAGCTGATGTTTTACGGGCCCGGGGCCGGCGGCGCGCCCACCGCGTCGGCGGTCCTCGGCGACCTCGTCGCCGCCTGTCGCAACCGACTGGCCGACACCACGGGCCCCGGCGAGTCCGCGTACACGCGGCTTCCCGTCAGCCCCATGGGCGAGGTGGTCACGCGCTACCACATCAGTCTCGACGTCGCCGACAAGCCGGGTGTCCTCGCTCAGGTCGCCCAGGTCTTCGCCGAGCACGGCGTCTCCATCGACACCGTCCGCCAGCAGGGCAAGGACGGTGAGGCGTCACTGGTCGTGGTGACGCACCGGGCGCCGGACGCGGCGCTTTCGGCCACCGTGGAGACGCTTCGGCAGCTCGACACGGTACGCGGCGTCGCGAGCATCATGCGGGTTGAAGGGGAGTAA
- the lysA gene encoding diaminopimelate decarboxylase: MSRSAHPAGPRHADVLPEGHYFAPPADLNALDPKVWARTVTRTDTGAVSVGGLDVRALAEEFGTPAYVLDESDFRARCRAWHQAFGGEADVFYAGKAFLSRAVVRWLHEEGLNLDVCSAGELATALAAGMPAERIALHGNNKSTEEIRRAVEAGVGRIVLDSFQEIVRVAHIAERLGKRQRVQIRVTVGVEAHTHEFIATAHEDQKFGIALAGGQAAEAVRRALKLDGLELIGIHSHIGSQIFDMAGFEVSARRVVQLLADIRDEHGVELPEIDLGGGLGIAYTSDDDPREPHEIATSLTSIVTRECQAAGLAVPRISVEPGRAIVGPTAFTLYEVGTVKPLEGLRTYVSVDGGMSDNIRTALYDAEYSVSLVSRASDAEPMLVRVVGKHCESGDIVVRDAFLPADVAPGDLIAVPATGAYCRSMASNYNHALRPPVVAVNDGAAKVIVRRETEEDLMRLDVG, translated from the coding sequence ATGAGTCGATCCGCTCACCCCGCCGGGCCCCGGCACGCCGACGTGCTGCCCGAGGGCCACTACTTCGCGCCGCCCGCCGACCTCAACGCCCTCGACCCCAAGGTGTGGGCCCGCACGGTGACCCGTACCGACACCGGCGCGGTCAGCGTGGGTGGGCTCGATGTGCGGGCGCTCGCCGAGGAGTTCGGCACGCCGGCGTACGTCCTGGACGAGAGCGACTTCCGGGCCCGCTGCCGGGCCTGGCACCAGGCGTTCGGGGGCGAGGCCGACGTGTTCTACGCGGGCAAGGCGTTCCTCTCCCGGGCCGTCGTGCGGTGGCTGCACGAGGAGGGGCTCAACCTCGACGTGTGCTCGGCCGGCGAGCTGGCCACGGCGCTGGCCGCGGGGATGCCCGCCGAGCGCATCGCGCTGCACGGCAACAACAAGTCCACCGAGGAGATCCGGCGGGCCGTCGAGGCGGGTGTCGGGCGGATCGTGCTGGACTCGTTCCAGGAGATCGTGCGCGTCGCGCACATCGCGGAGCGGCTCGGCAAGCGCCAGCGCGTGCAGATCCGGGTCACCGTCGGCGTCGAGGCGCACACCCACGAGTTCATCGCGACCGCGCACGAGGACCAGAAGTTCGGCATCGCGCTGGCCGGCGGCCAGGCGGCCGAGGCGGTGCGCCGGGCGCTCAAGCTGGACGGCCTCGAGCTGATCGGCATCCACTCGCACATCGGCTCGCAGATCTTCGACATGGCCGGCTTCGAGGTCTCCGCGCGCCGCGTCGTGCAACTGCTGGCCGACATCCGTGACGAGCACGGCGTCGAACTGCCCGAGATCGACCTCGGCGGCGGGCTTGGCATCGCGTACACATCGGACGACGACCCGCGCGAACCGCACGAGATCGCGACCTCGCTGACCAGCATCGTCACGCGCGAGTGCCAGGCCGCGGGGCTCGCGGTGCCGCGGATCTCGGTCGAGCCGGGGCGGGCCATCGTGGGGCCGACGGCGTTCACGTTGTACGAGGTCGGCACGGTCAAGCCGCTGGAGGGCCTGCGTACGTATGTCAGCGTCGACGGCGGCATGTCGGACAACATCCGTACGGCGCTCTACGACGCCGAGTACTCCGTCTCGCTCGTCTCGCGCGCGTCCGACGCCGAGCCGATGCTGGTCCGGGTGGTCGGCAAGCACTGTGAGTCCGGCGACATTGTCGTACGTGACGCGTTCCTGCCCGCCGACGTCGCGCCCGGCGATCTGATCGCGGTGCCCGCCACCGGCGCCTACTGCCGCTCGATGGCCAGCAACTACAACCACGCGCTGCGGCCCCCGGTGGTCGCCGTGAACGACGGGGCGGCCAAGGTCATCGTGCGGCGGGAGACCGAGGAGGACCTGATGAGGCTCGACGTCGGGTGA
- the nrtL gene encoding ArgS-related anticodon-binding protein NrtL: MTPAQLSRTVVHVVRSAVEAGELSVPDEALAPLVAEAGGADGGARRGIVRVPPRPGCGDFASHVALRLAAASGQAPRDVAEVLRRRLAEQPGIERVEVAGPGFVNITVAAGAHAGLVREVLAQGAAYGQGEGLVGTRLRLRYQDGARGALFAEVIARLVTACGGEVDVLPSGGGAASLAATPTPTPTTSGAGPSIETVLLSVREPGRTLDQLVESLGRDGARWALLSAAVHDVPRCDPSEVLAQRESNPLFRVRYAHARVRALLRNGRDLGIEPDADGPFDTDTDTDNVADAVTDTVDDSAARARGALLALLADYPRVVEAAARRHAPDRLARELTAVADAFFRFHDGCAPLPRGEEKPSAAHRVRLATAEAAGTVLANGLNLLGISAPAHL, from the coding sequence GTGACCCCCGCGCAGCTCTCTCGCACCGTCGTGCACGTCGTGCGTTCCGCCGTCGAGGCTGGTGAGCTGTCCGTGCCGGACGAGGCCCTCGCGCCGCTGGTCGCCGAGGCCGGGGGAGCCGACGGTGGCGCGCGGCGGGGGATCGTACGGGTGCCGCCCCGGCCCGGTTGTGGGGACTTCGCCTCGCATGTCGCCCTGCGGCTCGCCGCCGCCTCCGGGCAGGCGCCCCGGGACGTCGCGGAGGTGCTGCGGCGCCGGCTGGCCGAGCAGCCCGGGATCGAGCGGGTCGAGGTCGCCGGGCCCGGCTTTGTGAACATCACCGTGGCCGCCGGGGCGCACGCCGGGCTCGTACGGGAGGTACTCGCGCAGGGCGCGGCGTACGGGCAGGGCGAAGGGCTCGTCGGGACGAGGTTGCGGCTGCGGTACCAGGACGGGGCGCGGGGCGCGCTGTTCGCCGAGGTCATCGCGCGGTTGGTCACCGCGTGTGGGGGCGAGGTCGATGTGCTGCCCAGCGGCGGAGGAGCCGCCTCCCTCGCCGCCACTCCCACTCCCACCCCCACCACCAGCGGCGCCGGGCCCTCCATCGAGACCGTCCTCCTCTCCGTACGTGAGCCGGGTCGCACGCTGGACCAGCTCGTGGAGTCGCTGGGGCGGGACGGTGCGCGGTGGGCGTTGCTGAGCGCCGCCGTGCATGACGTTCCGCGCTGCGATCCGAGCGAGGTGCTGGCGCAGCGGGAGAGCAACCCGTTGTTCCGCGTGCGGTACGCCCACGCGCGGGTCCGCGCGCTGCTGCGCAACGGCCGCGACCTCGGCATCGAGCCTGACGCCGACGGTCCCTTCGACACCGACACCGACACCGACAACGTCGCTGACGCCGTTACCGATACCGTCGACGACTCCGCCGCGCGCGCCCGTGGGGCCCTGCTCGCCCTGCTGGCCGACTACCCGCGGGTGGTCGAGGCCGCCGCGCGGCGGCATGCTCCGGATCGGTTGGCGCGGGAGCTGACGGCCGTCGCCGACGCCTTCTTCCGCTTCCACGACGGCTGCGCCCCGCTGCCGCGCGGCGAGGAGAAACCCTCGGCCGCGCACCGCGTCCGGCTGGCCACCGCCGAAGCCGCCGGAACGGTGCTGGCAAACGGCCTGAACCTGCTCGGCATCTCCGCTCCCGCCCACCTCTGA
- a CDS encoding response regulator, whose product MPGVSGRVLVVDDNKVIRQLIRVNLELEGFEVVTAADGVECLEIVHRVRPDVVTLDVVMPRLNGLLTAARLRDGVRTRHLPLAIVSACTQSDVDSGQSAGVDAFLAKPFEPAELVRLVRQLVRQAAGHEAGEEGDDDGGPGSGPSEGVEPVVRPGG is encoded by the coding sequence GTGCCTGGCGTGTCCGGCCGGGTCCTTGTTGTCGACGACAACAAGGTCATCCGGCAGCTAATCAGGGTCAACCTTGAGCTAGAGGGGTTCGAGGTCGTGACCGCGGCTGATGGTGTCGAGTGCCTGGAGATCGTGCATCGCGTAAGGCCCGACGTGGTCACCCTCGACGTGGTGATGCCCCGTCTCAACGGGTTGCTGACCGCTGCTCGACTACGGGATGGCGTGCGTACTCGACACCTTCCCCTCGCCATCGTCAGCGCTTGCACGCAGTCGGATGTCGACAGCGGGCAGTCTGCCGGTGTTGATGCGTTCCTCGCGAAACCCTTCGAGCCTGCCGAGCTGGTGCGGCTCGTGAGACAACTCGTGCGACAGGCCGCCGGTCATGAGGCGGGGGAGGAAGGTGACGACGACGGCGGCCCCGGATCTGGGCCGTCTGAAGGTGTTGAGCCCGTCGTTCGGCCCGGTGGTTGA
- a CDS encoding MarR family winged helix-turn-helix transcriptional regulator: MSDQEQRLSDLEREMTLLSRHFVASRGPRIGQSLDRSAYVLLTRLEAGDPLTLKELAQTFHVDVSTINRQVSAMLKNGLVERIPDPAGGMARKFRPTPLGLDRLEADRTISRAGTTRLIEVTGWSEEKTEQFVSLLIEFNQSIEQMEGLTWSRGGTAKESGEE; encoded by the coding sequence ATGAGCGACCAAGAGCAACGGCTGAGCGACCTGGAGCGGGAGATGACCCTCCTCTCCCGCCACTTCGTCGCCTCACGCGGCCCCCGCATCGGCCAGAGCCTGGACCGCTCCGCCTACGTCCTCCTGACCCGCCTCGAAGCCGGCGACCCACTCACCCTCAAGGAGCTGGCGCAGACCTTCCACGTCGACGTCTCCACCATCAACCGCCAGGTCAGCGCCATGCTCAAAAACGGCCTGGTCGAACGCATCCCCGACCCCGCCGGCGGCATGGCCCGCAAATTCCGCCCCACCCCCCTCGGCCTCGACCGCCTGGAGGCCGACCGCACCATCAGCCGCGCCGGCACCACCCGCCTCATCGAGGTCACGGGCTGGTCGGAAGAGAAAACCGAGCAGTTCGTCAGCCTCCTCATCGAGTTCAACCAGAGCATCGAACAGATGGAGGGCCTGACGTGGTCGCGTGGGGGGACGGCGAAGGAGTCGGGGGAGGAGTGA
- a CDS encoding MFS transporter, producing the protein MSATSPRTVGPGVVTGVIALSGVVVSLMQTLVVPIIPQLPRLLDAEPSDASWVITATLLAAAVVTPIAGRLGDMYGKRKVLVGSLVSLVAGSVLCAVSDALIPVIVGRVLQGLATGVIPVGISMLRDVLPAQRVGGAVALVSASLGVGGAIGLPLSAAIVENADWHVLFWLAAGLGAACLALVVTLLPAPPSRAAERFDTVGAIGLAAGLVLLLLPVTKGGDWGWTSGSTLGLFAGGVVVLVLWAAYEVRVAQPLVDLRVTVRRPVLFTNLASILVGFAMYAMSLTLPQLLQSPEATGYGLGQSTLMAGLALAPGGLVMMALSPVSTRITARHGARTSLLIGVAVIGLGYAVGLFLMAEVWQIVLTAVIVSGGVGIAYAAMPALIMDAVPVTETASANGVNALMRSIGTSTSSAVMAAILANMTLRLGPVEVPTEDGFRVTYVVAMAAAAVGLLLTLAIPRAVRASGATGATATAPQAPRSAPADLPSSNTTETR; encoded by the coding sequence TTGTCAGCCACCTCTCCCCGTACGGTGGGGCCGGGCGTCGTGACGGGTGTGATCGCGTTGAGCGGTGTCGTCGTGTCGCTCATGCAGACGCTCGTCGTGCCGATCATTCCGCAGCTCCCGCGCCTGCTGGACGCCGAGCCGTCCGACGCGTCCTGGGTGATCACCGCCACGTTGCTCGCGGCGGCCGTGGTCACGCCGATCGCGGGGCGGCTCGGTGACATGTACGGCAAGCGCAAGGTGCTCGTCGGCAGTCTCGTGTCGCTGGTCGCGGGTTCCGTGTTGTGTGCCGTGTCCGATGCGCTGATACCGGTGATCGTCGGGCGGGTGTTGCAGGGGCTGGCCACCGGGGTGATCCCGGTGGGCATCAGCATGTTGCGGGATGTGTTGCCCGCGCAGCGGGTCGGTGGGGCCGTGGCGTTGGTCAGCGCGAGTTTGGGGGTGGGCGGGGCGATCGGGTTGCCGCTGTCCGCCGCCATCGTCGAGAACGCCGACTGGCACGTGTTGTTCTGGCTGGCCGCAGGGCTGGGGGCGGCGTGCCTGGCGCTGGTGGTCACGCTGTTGCCGGCGCCGCCGAGCCGGGCGGCCGAGCGGTTCGACACCGTGGGGGCGATCGGGCTCGCGGCAGGGTTGGTGCTGCTGTTGCTGCCGGTGACCAAGGGTGGCGACTGGGGGTGGACGAGCGGTAGCACACTCGGGTTGTTCGCGGGTGGCGTCGTGGTGCTGGTGTTGTGGGCGGCGTACGAGGTGCGGGTGGCGCAGCCGTTGGTGGATCTGCGGGTCACTGTGCGGCGGCCCGTGTTGTTCACCAACCTGGCCTCGATCCTGGTCGGCTTCGCCATGTACGCGATGTCGCTGACCCTGCCGCAGTTGCTCCAGTCGCCGGAGGCCACGGGGTACGGGCTCGGGCAGTCCACGCTCATGGCGGGGCTCGCGCTGGCGCCCGGTGGGCTGGTGATGATGGCCCTGTCGCCGGTCTCCACCCGGATCACCGCCCGGCACGGGGCCCGTACCTCGCTGCTGATCGGCGTCGCCGTCATCGGCCTCGGGTACGCGGTGGGCCTCTTCCTGATGGCCGAGGTGTGGCAGATCGTCCTGACGGCGGTGATCGTCAGTGGCGGTGTCGGCATCGCGTACGCCGCGATGCCCGCGCTGATCATGGACGCCGTGCCGGTGACCGAGACGGCGTCGGCCAACGGGGTCAACGCGCTCATGCGCTCGATCGGCACCTCCACCTCCAGCGCGGTCATGGCCGCGATCCTGGCGAACATGACGCTGCGCCTCGGGCCGGTCGAGGTGCCGACCGAGGACGGGTTCCGGGTCACGTACGTCGTCGCCATGGCCGCCGCGGCGGTCGGGTTGCTGCTCACCCTGGCCATCCCGCGCGCCGTCCGCGCCTCCGGTGCCACTGGCGCCACCGCCACCGCCCCGCAGGCTCCGCGTTCGGCCCCGGCCGATCTCCCGAGCAGCAACACCACCGAGACCCGCTGA